One stretch of Flavobacterium sp. 9 DNA includes these proteins:
- a CDS encoding rhodanese-like domain-containing protein, translated as MEAQIKHYENKLAFEMDPSDLFDALNNGEKVIVIDARKAFGFEAEHIPTAINIPHRQMTIESTSHLDKDVLYVTYCDGIGCNASTRGALNMVKLGFKVKELIGGIEWWKFDGYATEGTNGVKAGLKIECAC; from the coding sequence ATGGAAGCACAAATTAAACATTATGAAAACAAATTAGCCTTCGAAATGGATCCTTCTGATTTATTTGATGCTTTGAACAATGGAGAAAAAGTAATTGTAATTGATGCCAGAAAAGCTTTTGGTTTTGAGGCAGAACATATTCCAACGGCAATTAATATTCCTCATCGCCAAATGACGATCGAAAGCACAAGTCACTTGGATAAAGATGTTTTGTATGTGACATATTGCGACGGAATTGGTTGTAATGCTTCGACAAGAGGCGCGTTGAATATGGTTAAACTTGGCTTTAAAGTAAAAGAGTTAATTGGCGGAATAGAGTGGTGGAAGTTTGATGGTTATGCCACCGAAGGAACAAATGGTGTAAAAGCAGGTTTGAAAATCGAATGTGCTTGTTGA
- a CDS encoding LysR family transcriptional regulator → MEIRHLKLIKAIVEEGSITKAIDKLYLTQSALSHQLKEAEYQLGTPIFLRTNKKLVLTKAGEKIYDLANEILDKLSQTESQIKQMVYGEHGEIRISTECYSSYHWLPPVLKQFHNLYPNVELKIVTEATHIPIQKLLENTIDIAIISDQIKDNNIKYIELFQDEVVMAVSENHAWADKKYVVAEDFINEHLLIHSLPMETVTIHQFILAPAKVTPKKITPLPLTEASLEMVKADMGVMSMAKWALLPHLKNNPIKAVKIGKNGLKRKHFIAIRENEQYPDYFHHFITFLQNEINLQWNIQ, encoded by the coding sequence ATGGAAATCCGTCATTTAAAATTAATAAAAGCAATTGTCGAAGAAGGAAGCATTACCAAAGCAATTGACAAATTGTATTTGACACAATCGGCGTTGAGTCACCAACTCAAAGAAGCTGAATATCAATTGGGAACTCCTATTTTCCTGAGAACAAACAAAAAGTTGGTTTTGACCAAAGCTGGCGAGAAAATCTATGATCTTGCCAACGAAATTCTGGACAAACTTTCTCAAACCGAATCCCAAATCAAACAAATGGTTTATGGTGAACACGGCGAAATCAGAATTAGCACAGAATGTTATTCGAGTTATCACTGGCTTCCTCCAGTTTTAAAACAATTTCATAATTTGTATCCAAATGTAGAATTGAAAATTGTAACCGAAGCCACACATATTCCAATACAAAAATTATTAGAAAACACGATCGATATTGCGATTATCAGCGATCAGATCAAAGACAATAACATCAAATATATTGAGCTTTTTCAGGATGAAGTTGTTATGGCAGTTTCTGAAAATCACGCTTGGGCGGATAAAAAATATGTTGTTGCGGAGGATTTTATCAACGAGCATTTACTGATTCATTCCCTTCCGATGGAAACGGTGACGATTCACCAATTTATTTTGGCTCCAGCCAAAGTAACTCCGAAGAAAATCACGCCGCTTCCTTTGACCGAAGCTTCTCTGGAAATGGTTAAAGCAGATATGGGCGTAATGTCTATGGCAAAATGGGCCTTATTACCACATTTGAAAAACAACCCGATAAAAGCCGTAAAAATTGGAAAGAACGGCTTAAAGAGAAAGCATTTTATCGCGATTAGAGAAAACGAGCAATATCCCGACTATTTTCATCATTTTATCACCTTTTTACAAAACGAAATCAATCTACAATGGAATATTCAATAA